A stretch of the Gossypium hirsutum isolate 1008001.06 chromosome D07, Gossypium_hirsutum_v2.1, whole genome shotgun sequence genome encodes the following:
- the LOC107954910 gene encoding uncharacterized protein — protein sequence MVSPTLTSWTLIGLIRAFVGLALAFVLLCGSTLGFFAWKLYHVFGLYLPCPCSGFLGYQNSNLCWHNLLIQFPVSNIHSALKLPFNRFPFNLLWFNDQDWDLDAKSIELLGEACPTLPSGLRLQTIVNKKKSSSDAKGKKSIYLKHKSKVQRGRIAAFGYRKSANFSVADASSVDGGETMIENWGLVSGIEDCFPDDKNTQSGNDLSEATWHGFELSSGEGKGNTNEKFEVTGDEANRFKILEQAIKEEKAACAALHLELEKERAASSSAADEAMAMILRLQEDKASIEMEATQYQRMIEEKIAYDEEEMNLLKETLVGREKENHLLEKEVEAYRQMDTRRDEPEECDFF from the exons ATGGTTTCCCCTACACTTACTTCGTGGACCTTAATTGGTCTTATAAGAGCCTTTGTCGGCCTTGCTCTAGCTTTTGTGCTTCTATGTGGATCAACCTTGGGGTTTTTCGCTTGGAAACTTTATCATGTTTTTGGACTTTACTTGCCTTGTCCTTGTTCTGGGTTTCTTGGGTACCAAAATAGCAACCTCTGCTGGCATAACCTTCTCATTCAATTCCCAGTATCAAACATTCATTCTGCTCTTAAACTGCCTTTCAATAGGTTCCCTTTTAACTTACTTTGGTTCAACGATCAAGACTGGGATTTGGATGCCAAGTCCATTGAATTGCTGGGTGAAGCATGTCCTACTTTACCTTCAGGTTTAAGATTGCAAACTATAGTGAATAAAAAAAAGAGTAGTTCTGATGCCAAGGGAAAGAAAAGTATATATCTGAAGCATAAATCTAAAGTTCAACGAGGTAGGATAGCTGCTTTTGGCTATCGAAAGTCTGCTAATTTCTCAGTTGCAGATGCTTCATCTGTTGATGGAGGTGAAACAATGATTGAAAATTGGGGTCTAGTTAGTGGAATAGAAGATTGTTTTCCTG ATGATAAAAACACTCAATCTGGCAATGATTTGAGTGAGGCAACCTGGCATGGTTTTGAACTGAGCAGTGGAGAGGGAAAGGGTAACACTAATGAAAAATTTGAGGTTACCGGGGATGAGGCAAATCGGTTCAAAATATTGGAACAAgctataaaagaagaaaaagctgCATGTGCTGCTTTACATTTGGAGTTGGAGAAAGAAAGGGCTGCTTCTTCTTCTGCTGCTGATGAAGCTATGGCAATGATTTTGCGTCTACAAGAGGATAAGGCATCGATAGAAATGGAAGCAACGCAGTATCAAAGGATGATAGAAGAAAAAATTGCTTATGATGAAGAAGAGATGAACCTTCTAAAAGAGACCCTTGTCGGGAGGGAGAAGGAGAATCACCTTTTGGAGAAAGAAGTTGAAGCTTACAGGCAGATGGATACACGTAGAGATGAGCCAGAGGAGTGTGATTTTTTTTGA